In a single window of the Pseudomonadota bacterium genome:
- a CDS encoding MFS transporter — protein MLEMQRKSTSPFLALLSLPATAMGFALSVQISALSWILTTQYGLDIHDVGLVWAAGPLAGIIGQVIIGIVSDNTWLWGGRRRPYILIGGVLAALMLLALPNIDVIADGLGVEGILGIAILIALALDLSINVSFNPTRSIIADVTTSGPNRTRGYTWMQTISGSFGVLAYGIGAVWDNYTLIYFGVFLVLLFSVLPPLFVEEPRELKESHEAKDQQPVNLGAVLMNIRPLWGFLVYGAYALTMRLLHIEVEHYWIEGICAVATLVLVVQTLFSRKSTDGQGGGSLEGFRRVLAAHAFSWLGVQTMFVYMFAYVQQTLPDLNDVDMGRVVSISFLILNAVAAVLPAFVLEPLTRRLGRVKTHVLCLLIMTIGYGAILLAGSSLTMLYACMALLGVGWAAIVSLPFAIMSNKVDPARMGLFMGLFNLAVVLPQLTASLGVGVAVSRAEDKGLIFVICCVSLLLSTIVWMRVEEDKGAESELVPSSGH, from the coding sequence ATGCTTGAGATGCAGCGCAAAAGCACGTCGCCCTTTCTGGCGCTGCTCAGTCTCCCCGCAACGGCCATGGGCTTTGCTCTGTCGGTCCAGATCTCGGCGCTGAGCTGGATTCTCACAACGCAGTACGGGCTGGACATTCATGATGTTGGTTTGGTGTGGGCTGCCGGCCCGCTGGCGGGCATCATCGGCCAGGTCATCATCGGCATCGTCAGCGACAACACCTGGCTCTGGGGTGGACGGCGCCGTCCCTATATTCTCATCGGCGGTGTGCTGGCCGCCCTCATGCTGCTTGCATTGCCCAACATCGACGTGATTGCGGACGGTCTGGGCGTTGAAGGCATTTTGGGCATTGCGATTCTGATTGCCCTTGCCCTGGACCTCTCGATCAACGTTAGCTTCAACCCTACCCGATCGATCATCGCTGACGTCACCACCAGTGGTCCGAACCGCACGCGCGGGTATACCTGGATGCAGACCATTTCAGGTAGTTTTGGTGTGCTCGCTTATGGCATCGGCGCGGTCTGGGACAACTACACGCTCATCTACTTCGGCGTGTTCTTGGTGCTGCTGTTCTCTGTGCTTCCACCGCTGTTCGTGGAAGAGCCCCGCGAGCTCAAGGAGAGCCACGAGGCTAAAGACCAGCAGCCGGTGAATCTTGGCGCTGTGCTGATGAACATTCGACCCCTTTGGGGGTTTTTGGTCTATGGCGCTTATGCGCTCACGATGAGGCTGCTGCATATTGAGGTGGAGCACTACTGGATCGAGGGGATATGCGCCGTCGCCACGTTAGTGCTCGTCGTCCAGACACTCTTTAGCCGCAAATCCACGGACGGTCAGGGCGGTGGCAGCCTCGAGGGATTCCGGCGCGTGCTGGCAGCCCATGCGTTCAGCTGGCTCGGCGTTCAGACCATGTTTGTCTACATGTTTGCCTACGTCCAGCAGACGTTGCCCGACCTGAACGACGTGGATATGGGCCGGGTTGTATCCATCAGTTTTCTGATTCTCAACGCCGTCGCCGCCGTGCTGCCGGCGTTTGTTCTGGAGCCGTTGACCCGTCGGCTAGGGCGGGTCAAAACGCACGTACTGTGTCTGCTGATCATGACGATCGGCTATGGGGCCATTCTCCTGGCGGGCAGTTCGCTAACGATGCTGTACGCCTGCATGGCGCTTCTGGGAGTCGGCTGGGCCGCGATTGTCAGCCTGCCGTTTGCCATTATGTCCAACAAGGTGGACCCGGCCCGCATGGGGCTGTTTATGGGCCTGTTCAATCTGGCGGTTGTTCTTCCGCAGCTGACCGCGAGCCTCGGGGTTGGCGTGGCGGTAAGTCGCGCGGAGGACAAAGGCTTGATCTTCGTGATCTGCTGCGTGTCGTTGCTGCTTTCCACCATCGTCTGGATGCGGGTCGAAGAAGACAAAGGTGCAGAATCGGAGCTGGTACCGAGCTCGGGTCACTAG